GTCCCAGGTATCTAGGATCCAGGGCCCTTGTCGTTGCCAGGACCTTCGCTAGACAGTAAAATTGCTGTCTTTGGATCGACTTAACCAGTGTGGTCTAAACTACAGcttactactccgtacttctcTAGGGATGTAGTGGGTAATCTACCGTTATCCCTTATACAATCTACTACTGGGAATCCGCTTGAAGCGATTGATAGTTGTCGGCCGTAGAATCCGTAGTTGCTAATCAGAGTGTCTAGAATTTAGACTCCAAAACAATCTAAACCAGGCTTACCTTAGCTTATttaggtaggtaggtaatCCAATGTAGGAAACGTACCTTGCAAACCTCCAGCAAGAAATTTGGACTGAGCAGCCTATCATAGGGCGCACGTGCTCACTGTTATATGCGGGCCAAGGCTCTAAGCTCTTTCTGGCCCTGACATTTTGCCGCCGTTTCTTTGTCTGCTAAAGAACTAGCCAACTACGTGTCCACATGGAGCTTCCTGCTACTAACCTACGGAGTCCTTGCTAGCCGCCGCTGCAAGGATGCTCCAAcaattacggagtacatgcCAAAACGTCAAGTTGGTTCCGAGGCTACCAAACGGCAAGTTCGCGCACGACCATGGTTCGCCACCACTTGGTTCAGGAAACAAAACAATATCAATGGCTAGATTCGTCATACCATGGTGATCATTGTTGAACTGGTCATGACTCGAATCCATGGCGACAGATAGATTATTATCCCACGGATACGCTTGACTGCTTGGGGCCATCCTTTCAGTCCCCGTTCACCGACACACTAACACTAATCACTAAAGCCAGGGGGGTGAACAGGGGTTTGTTTTCCATTACGCGGCTCTGGCCTCGGTCTGGCTGTGCCGCCGCACCACAGTCTCTATCCACGATCATACTGCGTACACCTGCTTGTGTGGTTCCTCGTGGAGTTATATGATTGAGGACTCGAGGTCTCATGAAGAAACACTCTATGATGTTAGTTGCCACTGCTAGGGGCAGGGTCAGTGGACATTGAGAATCAGAAGGATTTGATCAACCATTTCACTGGAGCAACCAGAGCAACACCTGGGACGGCACGAAATTGCCTGTTTGTCCATCATTACCGTATGGGGATAACGGATGGAACATGATGGGGACCGCGGAGGTGCTCTTTATCTCAATTAGGTTGGGAGTTGCCTCTTTGGGAGAGAGGACTGCTGTATGAGTGTGAGATTACTCTGTATGCAGTCATCACATGGTCTAGACAGGAGATACACCTTAAGGGAGTTACTTGTAGACGTGTCCAGCGGTTATCTTTTAAACATCGTGTGGTATGGACTATAACCGTGACGCGAATAGTACGGACTAAAAAAGCAGAGTACTGACTCGAGTTGTGATGGCCAAGGCCGAAGGCACTCAGGGGTAATTATTATTGAATGTGGTTAGACCAACAGCTACTGCCTTATTGCCTGGACTTGCAGGCACCAAGCATATTCCTCCTCACGTGCTGTTGTCAGCTGTTCCTCACTGCTTCTGTGGAAGAGCTACTTAGTTCATTCCCCCGCCCCATTGCCCAGCCCTCCATGATGCAGGATAATTGACATTATTATTCAGTTCGATTATCTCCATACCAGAGGCACTTGATCTCACGGAGGCTGAGGATCGATCGTATTGTGGACAATGTGGGGTATTTGTCCACAGTCACTCGCAGAGACGGGATCGAAACCGAGAGTCATTGCCGAACGAACTGTGGAACTAGGAAAGCCGCTTTAGGTCCCAGACAGCCGgtactacagagtatacggagtatgtgaAGCATTATGCTGTATGTTCTCGTGCACAGGGACGCAAATTCCCTACACTTTCTGGAGACAGATCTGAAGGATATCTTACTATTCCGAACTCCATACCACCCTCTTCATTGCCTTTACCATTGCCTTTACCTTTACCCAAGTAAAGGGTTTTGGTGATTCCAGCTCATGTTAAAGGACGGGTTGAGGAGAATTGATACtggtctacggagtatgcgCACTGGCTATGTCATTTCTTGACGATTTTGTGTGGCTCAGACTGAGCGCTCCTCCTTTACCTCAAGCACGGATTTTTCCTTCCTGATGCAGGTGTAGGAGTCACTTCTTGTGCATAGCAGATCACCACTGTGAATGCTATTGTAGAACTGCTCGGATGTGGTTCGGAACCCACAAAATCAAAGGCGTCAATGCTGGTAGCAATAGCATTGTTCGACTGCACGTTCACTCCTCCACTTTCGCCCCACTAGTCCACCCATCTTCTGACCATTGGTTCTTCAGTGCGACGGATTGTGCACTTCTGCAGGGGCCGGCATATGGCTATGTCATTGGCATCCATTGGCCAATCTAGTCGGGGACCCGACTGATTGCAAGTCCTTCTCAGTGCCCGCCCGTCATCGGACTGGGAGTGGGGGGGAAATATTACGCTTCCCCAGTGGTTGGTCCAGCCTTGTGGGCGGACGGTTACTTGAGTTTGCCAGTTGCCGTGCAACTCCACTGATCGTGCCGGGTTGCCTGGATATTTAGTACGATTGACATGGTCCGTCTTGTGCAATTGTCAATAATGATGCGCCGGTTGAGTTTCCTTTTTATTTGTAatatttttttccctcccAGAATTGGTCAATGACCAGAGGGCTGAGATCCGGAGGCATTTGCGAGAGCATCCAGTTGCTGCGGACTCTGCACAGATGCCCAATGCTACAATCCAGAGTGGATTGCAGTTCTAGCCGCAAGGGTTCCTAATTATTTAAGCTTGTTATACTGAATGGCGTGCTCCCCTGTCGTCAACGTGGACTCATTCATTAAGGTTGAAGCCAAACGAGGCTTGAATAATAACAGGGGTTCTGTACAGGGCTGCTGAGCAATCTGCGATCGTCGCTGATTCTATTCCAGGTCCGACCGAGACAAGTGTGATGAGAGATTGTTGTCTCCGCGCTTGCATATCACATTCTGCAGGTCCATTCTGCACAATGTACTGAAGAAGTTCGACTTTACAGGAACTGATTACGTTCCTGTCACTAGTTGAGACTTGGTTCCGGGGTGTTGTGGAGTCGCCAAGTCTTGATGGCTGACAGGCTAAAGCCGAAGCCAGCTTGTTCCTTCGAAATTCATCACGTCGAATATCCTCCAATGGCAAGGCTCATCAACAAAAGACCTCGTGCTGAGGGTCGCCTCGTTCCTGATGATCACAGCCTGTCGGGACAAAATTACCAGATGCAGACAGCCCGATGCAACATACATGCTTGATTGCTACAGTGGCTGCAGATGGCTTCGGACAGAGCATAGTATTGTGCCATCTGCATCTTCAGCCTTGCGATTTCTGGCGTCTGCCTCGACAGCGACGGCTAGCGCGCTCTGCCTTCACGTGCATGGGTCGATCGGTGTGATAGAAAcgaaggagctgcaggatgGGGCTTGTCAAATCTGCAGCTTGCATTCGCACTAGGCACTTAGTTTGAAGCAACTAAATCAAGTCAATATGGCAATTGGCAGCATTGAATTTTGTTGTCGCATTATGCATGCTGTTTGTCATTTTGACAATTGACAAGTCAACTATGATTCATGCAATATTGGACAATGTCTCAGCGTCGCAGTTTTGTGTCCAATATTGATTCGATAGTTTCAGCTCGGTCTGATTCTGGACTTAAAATCCATTgatgctgcatctgcatctgcatctgtcTCTCCCTTTTCGCAGTCGTATATTTAGCAATAGCAGACTAGAGTCATAAGCAGGACAGATCACAATATCATGATAGTACTGTACTCCGATCTCCACTACTCGAGGTCTGCCCAATGCACGAGACTGAATTGAGTcgacattgtcattgtccatTGACGGAGAAATGCATCCCTTGCATTCCTCCGGCCACAACCAGGCAGGGCATCTTACCCTTACAGCTATACGGGTTCATATACAACCAACATATAATTGAACTTGATACAGCTTATAGTGTCTGATTCTCGAGATCCCATTACTGAACAGAAGAGAATTCAATCACCGTACAGAGCATCCGTTGCAGTAGCTGACCACAACCCGTGGAGGGAGGAACTAATAACCGCATCAAGGGATAAGGTGCCATCACCAGCTATTCCAAACcaataaaaaaagaaaaagaaaaagacaaacGCGTCGATCCTCGTACAGCAGCATACCAAACCACTCTCCAATGGACTATCGCAGAGACGGGGGAGGTGGGGGGAAATTATATCACCCTTGCAACACGACcaacatcctcatcctcgttTCTTCTTGACCGTAGTCAACCCACATAGACTGGCTGGCAACTTGTACGTGATTCATCAATAGCACAATGGGACCCAAAGCCTACCTAtcactcctcctcctcctcaccgTGGCCATCGCCTGCGCTGCACCAATCCGTCGCCCGATTTCGGCCCTCCACACCCGCCGGGACCCAGGACCAGACGCAGCAGCAGAAAGCCTCGACTCACTGTTACCGTCGCCGTTGGACTTGCCGTTGCCCAAGCCGGAGCCCCTAGATGTCGATAGCATGCTTGCGCATTCGCCGCTCAGTGACTTTTACAAGATCATTAAGGAGGAGGTTAAAGGTTTGAACACCCGTCCCGTTGGCAAAGGATATGTCACTGCTGGGTTGCCGTTTGCTGAGGCAGCGTTTAGTTGATATGCCGAATATGAGGCATAAGAATCGGCCTGTATGAGCAGGGCAGGGATGAGCATGGGTGGGAGGTTGTGGTGGTTTTCCTATTACAAGATTGTTTGCTGTATAGGTGTGCTGCTTTCCCAGACCTgtcatttttctttttgtatATATTGCTAATACCTTCCGCAGGCTTATCTATGTTTGAACTGGATTTACTATTGGTTGCTGGGTATGAAAAGGACTTTTGTGGTGGATTAATAGTTAGAACGAAAGGGTACAAGATGATCACCTTGCCGGCGTTGGGGCTTTAAATTGGATTTACATTCCCATAATGCTTCACTCGTATCAGTGTATACCTAGAACATCCCCTCCATATCCAGATCCAAAAACTCCGGGTTCCCAACCGCCATATCTGCCGCGTTCAGTACATCATCGATACTCGTATCGAGCCCCGTCCCCGACGAATCCAGCcccgctgccgccgccgcatTGTCGATCATGCGATGGATATTCTCCGCATCGTCGGGCCCGACCCCATGGTCGGCAGCCCCCGTGGCATCCAGCTCCATCTGGCCCGCGCCCACACCAACACCCCCCAGCTGCATGTtctggatgatgttgttgacgtCCAGGTTGGGGACCTGCGACGGCGGCGCCAGTAGGGCGTTGACCCGCCGGTACAACCGCACGAGCACCTCCGCGCGCAGGGGGTCCTTTTCCGAGATCTTGGGCACGTTCTCGTGCTGGAGCGCCAGCACGTCGCGGAGGGTCAGGATCCCGCACCGCGGCAGCGCCTCCTTGTTCGGGTCCACGGGCTGGTGGCTGTTCTGCTCCACAGAAAAGGTCTCCGCCATGGGCGCGCAGATCAGCGTCGCGGCCAAGTCCAGCGCCAGGGGGCCGTTGCCTGCCTCGGTCTGGAGCTTCAGCTCCTCGATCAGCGCAGGTAGCACGCGCGACGCCCCCAACATCCGCACGCCTGCGATCAGCTGGCGATGGGTGTACGGAGGAGGTGCCATGCTGACCTCTGGGTTTGTGCTCCATAGCACCAGCGACTGGAACGTGCTGCGGATGCTGCCCAGCAGGCCGCCGCTGGAATGTGTCGTCCAACCCTCCAGTTCGGAGCGGTGGCTGCTGCCCACCAGCTGGAACGATAGGCACGGCTCCAGGGAGTCGAGGATCGGTTTGATGTCGGTGCGCGACGGGTGTCGCGTGCGCACATCTTTgagctgctcttccagcgtGCGAGCAGCGATGTTCAGCACAGTCCGGTGGATCTCTCTGGCTTCACCGGAGATCGAACTCGGATTCACCAAGGAATGTAGCACCTTTAGGGGAATTGAGGGGTCGAGTTCCATCTCCCAGATATGGTCCCCCAACCACGTCAGCGCGAAGATCAGAGATGGTAACAGAAACGGCTCAAGCAGATCTACTCATGTCAGTATCTTTCCAGTAGATCCAGACCAAGTGACATACATTCAAAGCCCCCTTTCAAAGTATCAAACTCGAGCTTTCCGGTCTCACATGCTTCTAGGCTCTGACTGAACAGCGTCGCCACAAGCAGGTAGAACTCCTGTGGACTGCACGCTGACATGGTCTCCTCACTGATGCCTTCGGCGATGAACAGAGCCGCAATCCAGGAGCCCAGGTTTTTGTTCTGTTTTTCATCGAGAGCATCGAGTTTCTGGCTGCAGGATCCTCGCTCGAGCAGTCTCAGAACAAAGGAATCACTGCTTGAGATCCCTAGATCCGCTGGTCGCAGATCAAACCGGTACTTGAAggccagcaccagcaggaGAATGCTTCCAAACTCATCGTACACCGGTTGGTACTCGCCCTGGTCCTCGTCCCAGTGCCACGAGTCCAGTAAAGCGCAGAGCGGCTGCAAAACCTGCTTTGGGTTTCGGAAAATTAAAACCACGTCCAGCGCCTGAGGCCGCCTGGATAGCGAATTGCATATGTTCTTCAGTGTCATGGTCTCCTTTTGGTTGCAGAGATTATGCATGACCTGTTTTCGTTAGCTGATGCCGTGCCAATCAATTCCTGACACAGAGACAAACCTCTGTGATTGCCCCAATGATCGCTCCTGCATTTCCCTCCATAGACTCAATCTCGTTGATCAACTGCTCCGCACGTTCAGGATTGGCGTTGATCTGCGACACCAGTTCGTCCTTATTATAGCCCACAGGAAGAGTTTGCATGGGATTCTCACCCAGCAAGCGTTCTATGCTGGATTCAGGTATCAGTTTGTGCGAGGCACAGGCGAACAAAAACTCCTGCCGCACGTCGGACAGGACCGTGTTGCCCTGCATTTCGAACATCTGCGAGAATGATGGAAATGTGTTGGGGTCAAGCCGGCTCAATGCATGACTGATGCACATTTCCATTGGGATGGAGACCATGGTCGACGCTAGCATGGCTGCAAAGAAAGGGGGGAGCTTGTTGACTAAGAAGGAGCGAAAGACGAACATCATCCGACTGGATTCATTACGATACATGCCGTTTGACAGGACATCAAAAGAAGCGGTGAGAATTTCCTCAACGAGAGCTTCGTAGTGTCCCTAAACGTATTAGTCGAGCCTATCTTACCGGGGCCTCACAgtacctactccgtatcgATTGGCAAGATAGTTGATGAGCATACCATCATCCACTAGGGGCCGACCCACGAGCTAAAAGGTCAGCCTGTACAGCTAGCGAGAAGATTGATACCTACCATTGCATTGATGAAGACGTAGAGACCTGCTCTCGAGTTGATGACCGGCCCATCCATGACAGACGCCTCAAATTGCAGAGCGTTGACATTCATGTTCTCCATCATTGGAACATCCAAGGACTTCGGCACCCGTTCCCCGTACAAATTAAATTCCTTTTGAAGGCCATCCAATCTGTTCCGCAGAGGTAACGACACCTCAACGCAAAGGGGCAGATATGCGGAGAGCGCTTGGCCCAACTTGACTTTTAACCCTGCAGTCTGTGAGCTTAACCTAGATTTATTCAGAAGTGATGGAAAAATACCTTCATGCGAATCAGCCGAAAGAACCTCTAATCCCTTCCCGGTTCCTGATAGAGCAGCGAGGAGAATGCCCAACGATTCGAACAGTGACACCACATCCGGCGAACTCATGATGCCACTCGAGTGTTGACCGGGATCGAAATGGCTATTATGCCATGAGGCAACCGCATGGATCCAGTCAATGATAGCAAAGAAAATTGCGACGGCTTCTGCGTTAGTTTTGGGAGTACTCCCCGTCGAGACGGAAAGCATGGTATCTTGGATGACTCGAATATCAGTCATCAAAGTATAGCATTTGGAGCCATCCTTGCCCTCTGACGTAGACAGTTGCGGCTTATCATGTATAGACGAGTATTTCAAAAGAGAAGTCAACACAGTGGACGTTCTGACCCTGCCCGTTCGGCACAGGCAGTCTATGTAGAGCGGGAGTAGTGGATCCCACTTGATCCGGGACTCGGATCGAGTCTGAAGCAGTGCATCAAGCAGTGCAGTTTCTGCAATGGGACATTTCTGTAGCAGCAGTTTTGACAGATTTCTGAACTCGTTGGCATCGATTCGATGTAACAAACATTGATGGAAGA
The Aspergillus fumigatus Af293 chromosome 4, whole genome shotgun sequence DNA segment above includes these coding regions:
- the nut1 gene encoding putative RNA polymerase II mediator complex subunit Nut1; its protein translation is MTSPVQWGTFFHQCLLHRIDANEFRNLSKLLLQKCPIAETALLDALLQTRSESRIKWDPLLPLYIDCLCRTGRVRTSTVLTSLLKYSSIHDKPQLSTSEGKDGSKCYTLMTDIRVIQDTMLSVSTGSTPKTNAEAVAIFFAIIDWIHAVASWHNSHFDPGQHSSGIMSSPDVVSLFESLGILLAALSGTGKGLEVLSADSHEGLKVKLGQALSAYLPLCVEVSLPLRNRLDGLQKEFNLYGERVPKSLDVPMMENMNVNALQFEASVMDGPVINSRAGLYVFINAMLVGRPLVDDGMLINYLANRYGGHYEALVEEILTASFDVLSNGMYRNESSRMMFVFRSFLVNKLPPFFAAMLASTMVSIPMEMCISHALSRLDPNTFPSFSQMFEMQGNTVLSDVRQEFLFACASHKLIPESSIERLLGENPMQTLPVGYNKDELVSQINANPERAEQLINEIESMEGNAGAIIGAITEVMHNLCNQKETMTLKNICNSLSRRPQALDVVLIFRNPKQVLQPLCALLDSWHWDEDQGEYQPVYDEFGSILLLVLAFKYRFDLRPADLGISSSDSFVLRLLERGSCSQKLDALDEKQNKNLGSWIAALFIAEGISEETMSACSPQEFYLLVATLFSQSLEACETGKLEFDTLKGGFEYLLEPFLLPSLIFALTWLGDHIWEMELDPSIPLKVLHSLVNPSSISGEAREIHRTVLNIAARTLEEQLKDVRTRHPSRTDIKPILDSLEPCLSFQLVGSSHRSELEGWTTHSSGGLLGSIRSTFQSLVLWSTNPEVSMAPPPYTHRQLIAGVRMLGASRVLPALIEELKLQTEAGNGPLALDLAATLICAPMAETFSVEQNSHQPVDPNKEALPRCGILTLRDVLALQHENVPKISEKDPLRAEVLVRLYRRVNALLAPPSQVPNLDVNNIIQNMQLGGVGVGAGQMELDATGAADHGVGPDDAENIHRMIDNAAAAAGLDSSGTGLDTSIDDVLNAADMAVGNPEFLDLDMEGMF